In Syngnathus scovelli strain Florida chromosome 10, RoL_Ssco_1.2, whole genome shotgun sequence, the following are encoded in one genomic region:
- the dda1 gene encoding DET1- and DDB1-associated protein 1 has product MEKADFLKGLPVYNKSNFSRFHADSVCKASNRRPSVYLPTREYPSEQIIVTEKTNILLRYLHHQWDKENAAKKREQEQGEGDSPAPPRKIARTDSQEMNEDS; this is encoded by the exons ATGGAAAAG GCAGATTTCCTTAAAGGGCTTCCCGTCTATAATAAAAGCAACTTCAGCAGGTTCCATGCAGACTCCGTTTGTAAAGCATCT AATCGTAGGCCCTCTGTCTATCTTCCAACACGGGAATACCCTTCAGAACAGA TCATTGTAACAGAGAAAACCAACATCCTTCTGCGCTACCTCCATCATCAGTGGGACAAAGAG AATGCAGCAAAGAAACGAGAACAGGAGCAAGGGGAGGGGGACAGCCCGGCGCCTCCGAGAAAGATCGCCAGGACAGACAGCCAAGAAATGAATGAAGACTCTTaa
- the abhd8b gene encoding protein ABHD8 isoform X1, translating to MLTSFMEGLLCCLPSKSTNVVVPVETSEAIDGFEFIEVKPGRVLRVRHLIPERSVLEQPTGQVGYVSCKRRISVFCNGQLFIENLGDKAAAELKTCQNGDTEPNSTVEVELTHCGNASPLDDVPGSDAVTAGKVVASETGAVADAPAASQPETSQKRRRRKLKRTVVIDCERKISACKGTHTDVALFFIHGVGGSLDIWKSQLDFFSRLGYEVIAPDLAGHGSSSAPPIPAAYTFYALAEDMRLIFKRYARKRNILIGHSYGVSFCTFLAHEYPEQIHKMVMINGGGPTALEPSLFSVFNLPSCVLDCLSPLLSWSFLKAGFAHQGAKEKRLLKENNAFNVSAFVLRAMMSGQYWPEGDEVYHAEITVPVLLVHGIHDRFVPVEEDQRMAEVIKGEVVTFFFLYRLSVIPLLFLFFCICQILLIGFLKVLEDGSHMVMMECPEAVNTLLHEFFLWEPATPSLPKPKARPETAKAQSDTSKTGANPAKVRPATALQVSLISEAEIKFDRGDK from the exons ATGCTGACAAGCTTTATGGAAGGTCTTCTCTGCTGCCTTCCATCAAAGTCAACCAATGTCGTGGTTCCCGTCGAGACGTCCGAAGCCATCGACGGTTTCGAGTTCATCGAAGTGAAACCGGGCCGGGTGCTTCGCGTTCGACATCtgatccccgagcgctcggtgcTGGAGCAACCCACGGGACAGGTCGGGTACGTCAGCTGCAAGAGGAGGATCTCGGTCTTCTGCAACGGGCAGTTGTTCATCGAGAACCTCGGCGACAAGGCGGCTGCGGAGCTGAAAACCTGCCAAAATGGTGACACGGAACCAAACAGCACCGTCGAGGTCGAACTGACACACTGCGGCAACGCTTCGCCGCTCGACGACGTTCCCGGGTCGGACGCGGTCACGGCGGGAAAGGTCGTGGCATCTGAGACGGGAGCGGTGGCGGACGCGCCCGCCGCTTCGCAGCCCGAAACGTCGCAGAAGCGACGCAGGCGGAAGCTCAAGCGCACCGTGGTGATTGACTGCGAGAGGAAAATATCGGCGTGTAAAGGGACGCACACGGATGTTGCTCTGTTCTTCATCCACGGCGTGGGAGGCTCTCTGGATATCTGGAAGAGCCAGTTGGACTTCTTTTCGCGACTGGGCTACGAGGTGATCGCCCCTGACCTGGCGGGCCACGGCAGCAGCTCAGCGCCTCCGATACCCGCCGCGTACACTTTCTACGCCCTGGCGGAAGACATGCGGCTTATCTTCAAGAGATATGCACGCAAGAGGAATATTCTGATTGGACATTCTTACGG CGTGTCATTCTGTACATTCCTGGCGCACGAGTATCCGGAGCAGATCCACAAGATGGTCATGATCAATGGAGGTGGTCCCACAGCGCTGGAGCCCAGCCTCTTCTCTGTCTTCAACTTGCCTTCATGTGTGCTGGACTGCCTCTCTCCGCTGCTCAGCTGGAGTTTTCTCAA GGCCGGTTTTGCTCATCAGGGCGCAAAGGAGAAGCGCTTGCTGAAAGAGAACAACGCCTTCAACGTTTCGGCTTTCGTGCTGCGTGCCATGATGAGTGGGCAGTATTGGCCCGAGGGGGATGAAGTCTACCACGCTGAGATCACTGTGCCCGTCCTGCTGGTTCATGGAATCCATGACAGGTTTGTCCCCGTTGAAGAGGACCAGAGAATGGCAGAGGTAATTAAAGGCGAggtggtcacttttttttttctttacagacTAAGTGTAATCCcactattatttttatttttttgcatctgtCAGATCCTCCTCATCGGCTTCCTAAAGGTCCTGGAAGATGGCAGTCACATGGTCATGATGGAATGTCCAGAGGCTGTCAACACACTCCTGCATGAGTTCTTCCTCTGGGAGCCTGCAACGCCCTCACTTCCAAAGCCCAAAGCCCGTCCAGAGACTGCCAAAGCCCAAAGCGACACCAGTAAAACTGGAGCCAACCCCGCCAAGGTCCGACCGGCGACTGCCTTGCAGGTCTCATTAATAAGTGAAGCAGAAATCAAGTTTGACAGGGGGGACAAATAA
- the abhd8b gene encoding protein ABHD8 isoform X2, protein MLTSFMEGLLCCLPSKSTNVVVPVETSEAIDGFEFIEVKPGRVLRVRHLIPERSVLEQPTGQVGYVSCKRRISVFCNGQLFIENLGDKAAAELKTCQNGDTEPNSTVEVELTHCGNASPLDDVPGSDAVTAGKVVASETGAVADAPAASQPETSQKRRRRKLKRTVVIDCERKISACKGTHTDVALFFIHGVGGSLDIWKSQLDFFSRLGYEVIAPDLAGHGSSSAPPIPAAYTFYALAEDMRLIFKRYARKRNILIGHSYGVSFCTFLAHEYPEQIHKMVMINGGGPTALEPSLFSVFNLPSCVLDCLSPLLSWSFLKAGFAHQGAKEKRLLKENNAFNVSAFVLRAMMSGQYWPEGDEVYHAEITVPVLLVHGIHDRFVPVEEDQRMAEILLIGFLKVLEDGSHMVMMECPEAVNTLLHEFFLWEPATPSLPKPKARPETAKAQSDTSKTGANPAKVRPATALQVSLISEAEIKFDRGDK, encoded by the exons ATGCTGACAAGCTTTATGGAAGGTCTTCTCTGCTGCCTTCCATCAAAGTCAACCAATGTCGTGGTTCCCGTCGAGACGTCCGAAGCCATCGACGGTTTCGAGTTCATCGAAGTGAAACCGGGCCGGGTGCTTCGCGTTCGACATCtgatccccgagcgctcggtgcTGGAGCAACCCACGGGACAGGTCGGGTACGTCAGCTGCAAGAGGAGGATCTCGGTCTTCTGCAACGGGCAGTTGTTCATCGAGAACCTCGGCGACAAGGCGGCTGCGGAGCTGAAAACCTGCCAAAATGGTGACACGGAACCAAACAGCACCGTCGAGGTCGAACTGACACACTGCGGCAACGCTTCGCCGCTCGACGACGTTCCCGGGTCGGACGCGGTCACGGCGGGAAAGGTCGTGGCATCTGAGACGGGAGCGGTGGCGGACGCGCCCGCCGCTTCGCAGCCCGAAACGTCGCAGAAGCGACGCAGGCGGAAGCTCAAGCGCACCGTGGTGATTGACTGCGAGAGGAAAATATCGGCGTGTAAAGGGACGCACACGGATGTTGCTCTGTTCTTCATCCACGGCGTGGGAGGCTCTCTGGATATCTGGAAGAGCCAGTTGGACTTCTTTTCGCGACTGGGCTACGAGGTGATCGCCCCTGACCTGGCGGGCCACGGCAGCAGCTCAGCGCCTCCGATACCCGCCGCGTACACTTTCTACGCCCTGGCGGAAGACATGCGGCTTATCTTCAAGAGATATGCACGCAAGAGGAATATTCTGATTGGACATTCTTACGG CGTGTCATTCTGTACATTCCTGGCGCACGAGTATCCGGAGCAGATCCACAAGATGGTCATGATCAATGGAGGTGGTCCCACAGCGCTGGAGCCCAGCCTCTTCTCTGTCTTCAACTTGCCTTCATGTGTGCTGGACTGCCTCTCTCCGCTGCTCAGCTGGAGTTTTCTCAA GGCCGGTTTTGCTCATCAGGGCGCAAAGGAGAAGCGCTTGCTGAAAGAGAACAACGCCTTCAACGTTTCGGCTTTCGTGCTGCGTGCCATGATGAGTGGGCAGTATTGGCCCGAGGGGGATGAAGTCTACCACGCTGAGATCACTGTGCCCGTCCTGCTGGTTCATGGAATCCATGACAGGTTTGTCCCCGTTGAAGAGGACCAGAGAATGGCAGAG ATCCTCCTCATCGGCTTCCTAAAGGTCCTGGAAGATGGCAGTCACATGGTCATGATGGAATGTCCAGAGGCTGTCAACACACTCCTGCATGAGTTCTTCCTCTGGGAGCCTGCAACGCCCTCACTTCCAAAGCCCAAAGCCCGTCCAGAGACTGCCAAAGCCCAAAGCGACACCAGTAAAACTGGAGCCAACCCCGCCAAGGTCCGACCGGCGACTGCCTTGCAGGTCTCATTAATAAGTGAAGCAGAAATCAAGTTTGACAGGGGGGACAAATAA
- the ptprc gene encoding receptor-type tyrosine-protein phosphatase C, which translates to MEGQRALWSQLLWATVISLASCENITVSTPASFSTQASDAIKSTTVSPANFPQSSTEVASGNDDVLSPAALQTQCSYTVTAIKYGLGFIINDSPNATYKFIWTEDGGPAEKIETNATMVNITKLKPCTEYKHRVEYLASDGKLVKCSYSDAAPESMTGQMSQDDITFDKCSTGCLSFSTGWDVSTSLQNRLEKCDNKSCIKPDTSDICSNLTITFACASQKSLQLTKFISTDFLSGLSNDIRQIVPQQLPANITAELPPKCTNLSVVYSCLEADPQNGNVAKNVSDLEPYTKYFCTGQIRERDVIIANLSTIPVTINCDLKAQSVKNSTTNTSATLTWTTTSENCPDFLSGPNPPSYKCKCWSRMGTHRQCMATQRNETHFDCIVDDLQPYTYYDCRIQPKYRDRDVAQGFFFTDFRTPIGVPEGISRLHPNVTNNFIKVKCDYSQRFNGPNGKFHAILRQGSTVVKTSNESKCVFSFQDLSFSTTYEVEVFVSNQLFNSTSLKETLTTQYNEKALIGFLLFLIIFTSLALLVVLYRIYVVKRQRFRDMSENLLLIPNATPVEPIEANVLLDSYKRKLADEGRLFLDEFQSIPKILTHYTVKEAKKNYNIPKNRYVDILPYDYNRVQLSTGNGEAGCDYINASFIDGYKESKKYIAAQGPKEETVVDFWRMIWEQRSSIIVMVTRCEEGNKNKCVQYWPSIHRETEMFEEFIVKNKSENHFPDYSIRRLSLTNKSENAEREVTHIQFISWPDHGVPEEPHLLLKLRRRVNAFKNVFSGPIVIHCSAGVGRTGTYIGIDAMIECLEAESKVDIYGYVFKLRKQRCLMVQVEAQYILIHQALVEHNQFGETEIALSELHGALSMLKENISDSEPTFLEEEFHRLPNCYNWKTFNTGITEDNKKKNRCSTVIPYDYNRVLLRVDDGLSQDSSHDEEHDETTTDSEEEEENTKYINASNIHGYWGPRGFIATQTPLKNTIADFWDMVYQKKASTIVMLSGADDDEKESAYWEKEKSTYGDIEVEVTSKDACPNFIKRNMLIRHVKRKDSRVVTHVQFLNWLNRELPETPQDLTDMIKEVKNFDKSQRGPPVVVHCSDGSSRCGIFCALWRLLDSAETEKVVDVFHVVRTLRKERQGMIASLAQYQFVYDALDGVYPVQNGEVKAVQPDSVQLVNESITTDQQTEEKAADVASTTEMSQQGAAESESDTVPAHA; encoded by the exons ATGGAAGGTCAGCGTGCTCTCTGGAGCCAGCTGCTGTGGGCTACTGTCATCTCTCTGGCCTCCT GTGAAAACATAACAG TTTCGACCCCAGCAAGCTTCTCAACGCAAGCCTCAGACGCAATCAAAAGCACAACAGTTTCTCCCGCTAACTTCCCTCAGAGCTCTACTGAAGTGGCATCTGGAAATGATGACGTTCTTTCTCCAG CCGCTCTACAAACTCAGT GCTCCTACACCGTAACAGCCATCAAGTACGGCTTAGGATTCATCATCAACGACTCTCCCAACGCCACGTACAAATTCATTTGGACGGAAGACGGTGGCCCGGCCGAAAAAATCGAAACTAACGCAACAATGGTCAACATCACGAAACTCAAACCATGCACTGAATATAAGCACCGAGTTGAATATCTTGCTAGTGATGGCAAACTTGTAAAATGTAGCTACAGCGATGCTGCTCCGGAAAGCATGACAGGACAAATGA GCCAAGATGACATCACTTTTGACAAATGCTCCACTGGTTGTCTTTCGTTCTCCACCGGCTGGGACGTCAGCACGTCTCTACAAAATCGGTTGGAGAAATGTGACAATAAGTCGTGCATCAAACCCGACACCAGTGACATTTGCTCGAATCTCACGATAACCTTCGCTTGTGCAAGTCAAAAGTCCTTGCAGCTAACAAAGTTCATCAGTACCG ATTTCCTCTCTGGACTTTCAAACGACATACGACAGATTGTTCCCCAGCAACTGCCTGCAAATATCACAGCAGAGTTACCTCCTAAATGCACCAATCTCTCCGTTGTTTATTCCTGTCTGGAGGCTGACCCTCAAA ACGGCAACGTAGCCAAGAACGTGTCTGATCTGGAACCGTACACAAAGTACTTCTGTACCGGTCAGATCCGGGAGCGTGATGTCATCATAGCAAATCTGTCAACGATCCCTGTCACGATTAACTGCG ATCTTAAAGCCCAAAGTGTAAAGAACAGCACTACTAATACATCGGCGACGCTGACATGGACAACAACCAGTGAGAATTGTCCAGACTTCTTATCCGGACCAAATCCGCCGTCATATAAATGCAAATGCTGGTCTCGAATGGGAACACATCGACAAT gtatgGCAACCCAACGGAATGAGACACATTTTGATTGTATTGTTGATGACTTGCAGCCATACACCTATTATGACTGTAGAATCCAACCCAAGTACAGAGATCGGGATGTTgcacaaggatttttttttactgacttCAGGACTCCCATTGGAG TTCCAGAGGGCATCTCTCGTCTGCATCCAAATGTAACCAACaactttatcaaagtcaaatgtGATTATTCACAAAGGTTTAATGGACCCAATGGGAAATTCCATGCAATACTTCGTCAGGGTAGTACAGTTGTGAAAACAAGTAACGAAAGCAAATGCGTATTCTCTTTCCAAGATCTGAGCTTCTCTACCACCTATGAAGTGGAG GTATTTGTGTCCAACCAGCTCTTCAACAGCACCAGCTTGAAAGAAACCTTAACAACTCAAT ataATGAAAAAGCCCTTATCGGCTTTCTTCTCTTCCTCATCATTTTCACATCTCTTGCGCTGCTTGTGGTCCTCTACAGAATCTACGTCGTGAAACGCCAAAGATTCCG AGACATGAGTGAAAATCTGCTTCTAATCCCTAATGCAA CTCCTGTGGAGCCAATCGAAGCCAACGTCTTGCTGGACTCGTACAAAAGGAAACTAGCTGATGAAGGACGCCTTTTTCTAGATGAGTTCCAG AGCATCCCCAAAATTCTTACCCATTACACGGTGAAAGAGGCCAAGAAAAACTACAACATCCCCAAGAACCGTTATGTGGACATCCTACCAT ACGATTACAACCGAGTCCAGCTCAGCACAGGAAACGGAGAGGCAGGATGCGACTACATCAACGCCAGCTTCATTGAT GGCTACAAGGAATCCAAGAAGTACATTGCAGCTCAAG GCCCAAAGGAGGAAACTGTGGTGGACTTTTGGAGGATGATCTGGGAGCAGCGCTCTTCAATCATTGTCATGGTGACACGCTGTGAAGAGGGAAACAAG AACAAGTGTGTGCAGTACTGGCCTTCCATTCACCGAGAGACGGAGATGTTTGAGGAGTTTATCGTCAAGAACAAGTCGGAAAATCACTTCCCCGATTATTCCATCCGCCGTCTTAGCTTGACTAAT AAGAGCGAAAACGCTGAGCGAGAGGTGACCCACATCCAGTTCATCAGTTGGCCCGACCACGGCGTCCCCGAGGAGCCACACCTCCTCCTGAAGCTCAGACGCCGCGTTAACgccttcaaaaatgttttcagcgGGCCCATTGTCATCCACTGCAG CGCCGGAGTGGGCAGGACGGGCACCTACATCGGCATCGACGCCATGATTGAGTGTCTCGAGGCCGAGAGCAAAGTGGACATCTATGGATATGTTTTCAAACTCCGCAAACAGAGATGTCTCATGGTTCAAGTGGAG GCCCAGTACATTCTGATTCACCAAGCCCTGGTGGAGCACAACCAGTTTGGAGAAACAGAAATCGCACTGTCAGAGCTCCATGGTGCCCTGAGCATGCTGAAGGAGAACATCTCTGACAGTGAACCAACTTTCCTGGAGGAAGAGTTTCAT AGACTTCCCAACTGCTACAATTGGAAGACTTTCAACACCGGCATCACCGAGGACAACAAAAAGAAGAATCGCTGTTCCACTGTCATCCCTT ATGATTACAACAGAGTGTTGCTGAGGGTGGATGACGGGCTGAGTCAGGATAGCAGCCATGATGAAGAGCACGATGAAACCACAACTGATagtgaagaggaagaggagaacacCAAATACATCAACGCCTCCAACATTcac GGCTACTGGGGTCCACGCGGCTTTATTGCAACACAGACTCCTCTGAAAAACACCATTGCTGATTTTTGGGACATGGTTTACCAAAAAAAAGCCTCCACTATTGTCATGCTGTCAGGAGCTGATGATGACGAAAAG GAGTCCGCGTACTGGGAGAAGGAGAAGAGCACTTATGGGGATATTGAAGTTGAGGTGACATCAAAAGACGCTTGTCCAAATTTTATCAAGCGTAACATGCTGATTCGTCATGTCAAG AGGAAAGACAGTCGTGTCGTGACACACGTCCAGTTCCTGAACTGGCTCAATCGAGAACTACCAGAGACACCTCAAGACTTGACTGACAtgattaaagaagttaagaattttGACAAGTCCCAACGAGGTCCTCCGGTCGTGGTCCATTGCAG TGATGGCTCATCTCGTTGCGGCATTTTCTGCGCTCTGTGGAGGCTGCTCGACAGCGCCGAGACGGAAAAGGTTGTAGACGTTTTCCACGTGGTTCGAACCTTGCGCAAGGAGCGACAGGGCATGATTGCAAGTCTG GCCCAGTACCAGTTCGTGTACGATGCACTGGATGGGGTCTATCCAGTCCAGAATGGAGAGGTGAAAGCAGTCCAGCCCGACTCTGTCCAGTTGGTTAATGAAAGCATAACAACAGACCAGCAAACTGAAGAAAAGGCTGCAGATGTAGCCTCCACTACCGAGATGAGCCAGCAAGGGGCAGCAGAGAGTGAGAGTGATACTGTGCCTGCTCACGCATAG